One genomic segment of Sminthopsis crassicaudata isolate SCR6 chromosome 2, ASM4859323v1, whole genome shotgun sequence includes these proteins:
- the SLC25A37 gene encoding mitoferrin-1 isoform X3, with protein sequence MATLLHDAVMNPAEVVKQRMQMYNSPHHSALRCIRAVWRKEGLRAFYRSYTTQLTMNIPFQSIHFITYEFLQEQMNPLRGYNPQSHILAGGLAGAIAAAATTPLDVCKTLLNTQENMALSLANVSGHLSGMANAFRTVYQLSGVSGYFKGIQARIIYQMPSTAISWSVYEFFKYFLTKHRTEKTTLY encoded by the coding sequence TGGTGAAGCAGCGCATGCAGATGTACAACTCCCCTCACCATTCGGCTCTTCGATGTATCCGGGCCGTGTGGAGGAAAGAGGGCTTGCGCGCCTTCTACCGGAGCTATACCACCCAGCTCACCATGAACATCCCCTTCCAATCCATTCACTTTATTACCTATGAATTCCTTCAGGAACAGATGAACCCCCTCCGCGGCTACAACCCCCAGTCTCACATCCTTGCAGGGGGGCTGGCCGGGGCCATCGCCGCAGCCGCCACAACCCCCCTGGATGTCTGTAAGACTCTCCTCAACACTCAGGAAAACATGGCGCTCTCCCTGGCCAACGTCAGCGGACATCTGTCAGGCATGGCCAACGCCTTCCGGACGGTGTACCAGCTCAGTGGCGTTTCTGGGTACTTTAAAGGTATCCAAGCACGGATAATTTACCAGATGCCTTCCACAGCCATCTCCTGGTCAGTCTATGAGTTTTTCAAGTACTTCCTTACAAAGCACCGGACAGAGAAAACAACTTTGTACTAA